One Halostagnicola kamekurae DNA segment encodes these proteins:
- a CDS encoding carbohydrate ABC transporter permease codes for MTDDDSRDETKPESTTKRIGRGSANTGVPGDEFPNAGIPDGGRAGSPDTDRDSTGESAAIDGSSDEPLRRGPFQRWVDESISNPGRLYRSLFYVVTIFFLLTTLFPFYWLLMVALTPEGRQQDIFLTPNGFNPGAFVEVFEVIPFHWYMFNSFVIASASTIVVLVIASLAGYAFGRLEFPGKVPLLLLVLVISFFPPAAFFIPLNDLFNTPVGILRPITGNGTLYNTPGAMVLPLSAIFMPLSIFILTTFYSQIPEGLEDAARVEGTTRLGALIRVIIPLSAPGVATAGVLTFIAVYNEFFFSFLMTDGQPQNWAPILEGILAYQGQYEVLYHLMAASSIIGVIPVAILVIVAQERIVSGLTAGALKE; via the coding sequence ATGACAGACGACGACTCGAGAGACGAGACGAAACCCGAATCGACTACGAAACGGATCGGCCGTGGATCTGCAAACACAGGCGTTCCGGGCGACGAATTTCCAAACGCGGGCATCCCGGACGGCGGACGCGCAGGTTCGCCCGACACGGACCGTGATTCGACGGGCGAATCCGCGGCTATCGACGGCTCGAGTGACGAACCCCTGCGTCGCGGTCCCTTCCAACGGTGGGTCGACGAGTCGATTTCGAACCCGGGTCGCCTCTACAGGTCGCTGTTCTACGTGGTGACGATATTCTTCCTGCTGACGACGCTGTTCCCGTTCTACTGGCTTCTGATGGTCGCGCTGACGCCGGAGGGGCGCCAGCAGGACATCTTCCTCACGCCGAACGGGTTCAACCCCGGCGCGTTCGTCGAGGTCTTCGAGGTCATCCCGTTTCACTGGTACATGTTCAATAGCTTCGTCATCGCGAGCGCGTCGACCATTGTAGTACTCGTCATCGCGAGCCTCGCGGGCTACGCCTTCGGTCGCCTCGAGTTCCCCGGAAAGGTGCCGCTGTTGTTGCTCGTGTTGGTGATCTCCTTTTTCCCGCCGGCGGCGTTTTTCATCCCGCTGAACGATCTGTTCAACACGCCCGTCGGCATCCTTCGCCCGATCACGGGTAACGGAACCCTCTACAACACGCCCGGCGCGATGGTCCTGCCGCTGTCGGCGATCTTCATGCCGCTGTCGATTTTCATCCTGACGACGTTTTACTCCCAGATACCGGAGGGGCTCGAGGACGCCGCGCGAGTCGAGGGGACCACGCGACTGGGGGCACTGATCCGGGTCATCATCCCGCTGTCGGCACCCGGCGTCGCGACTGCGGGCGTATTGACCTTCATCGCCGTCTACAACGAGTTCTTCTTCTCGTTTCTGATGACGGACGGCCAGCCCCAGAACTGGGCGCCGATTCTCGAGGGGATACTGGCCTACCAGGGTCAGTACGAGGTGCTGTACCACCTGATGGCCGCCTCGAGCATCATCGGGGTCATTCCCGTCGCGATACTGGTTATCGTGGCACAGGAGCGAATCGTCAGCGGACTCACCGCGGGCGCACTCAAAGAGTAA
- a CDS encoding carbohydrate ABC transporter permease, which yields MATDTDTEGGGLVSGGGDEAEYDRTGNPVTNWMEGLSEAAYAYLLLLPAFALLSFIAFYPLLRTFVMSLRENRTRGHAPLGEFVGIENYVDILTGNARLARQFLDVSISSSFPFVELGVPFLQQAIFVTLAFAVVSVVLETVIGFGQAYVLDQDFRGRRWVRVAIILPWAVPIVIQGMIFFLLFQPTVGFGSDLMQSIGLFGATPLANSRDSFIIILIADIWKSSAFMALLILAGLQSIDRSLYDVAEVAGASPWQRFKLITLPLVLPALLVAMLFRTMDAMRVYGLIESTAGCTTVPSLTCLVVEAMFGGTRIYATAAAVAFATALVIGLIIGVYVVLFRDTERGVY from the coding sequence ATGGCGACTGATACTGACACCGAGGGAGGGGGACTGGTCAGCGGCGGCGGTGACGAAGCCGAGTACGACCGAACCGGGAACCCGGTCACGAACTGGATGGAGGGGTTGAGCGAGGCGGCCTACGCCTACCTGCTACTGCTTCCGGCGTTCGCGCTGCTGTCGTTTATCGCCTTCTACCCGCTTCTTCGGACGTTCGTGATGTCGCTTCGGGAGAATCGGACGCGGGGTCACGCGCCGCTGGGAGAGTTCGTCGGAATCGAGAACTACGTCGACATTCTGACCGGAAACGCGCGACTCGCGCGGCAGTTTCTCGACGTCTCGATCTCGTCGTCGTTCCCGTTCGTCGAACTCGGGGTTCCGTTCTTGCAGCAGGCGATTTTCGTCACGCTCGCGTTCGCCGTCGTCAGCGTCGTCCTCGAGACCGTGATCGGGTTCGGGCAGGCCTACGTCCTCGATCAGGACTTTCGCGGCCGGCGATGGGTTCGGGTCGCGATCATCCTGCCGTGGGCCGTGCCGATCGTGATCCAGGGGATGATCTTCTTCCTGCTCTTTCAGCCGACGGTCGGCTTCGGAAGCGACCTCATGCAGTCGATCGGACTGTTCGGAGCGACGCCGCTCGCGAACAGCCGCGACTCGTTCATTATCATCCTCATCGCCGACATCTGGAAATCGTCGGCGTTCATGGCGCTGCTCATCCTCGCCGGCCTCCAGAGCATCGATCGAAGCCTCTACGACGTTGCAGAAGTAGCCGGAGCGTCGCCGTGGCAGCGATTTAAGCTGATCACGCTCCCGCTGGTGTTACCCGCGTTACTCGTGGCAATGTTGTTCCGGACGATGGATGCCATGCGAGTGTACGGGCTTATCGAGTCGACTGCGGGCTGTACGACGGTCCCATCGTTGACCTGTCTGGTCGTCGAAGCGATGTTCGGCGGGACCCGCATCTACGCCACTGCGGCGGCCGTGGCGTTCGCGACGGCGCTGGTGATCGGACTGATCATCGGGGTGTACGTCGTCCTGTTCCGAGATACTGAGAGAGGTGTCTACTGA
- a CDS encoding extracellular solute-binding protein → MASKPTPDRSARGISRRTFVKVASASAGAAGVAVAGCLGRAREPGTIVMSGDTDFESIMHTEGDAPSVQQALWDAGLDEDITVEVQAGVDDSAQRMQSYQSALQAGRSPPDIFMMDSGWTIPFILREQTTPLEEALAPEVLARVEDEYLEAALETARDPRTDVLHALPLFPDFGLMLYRQDLMADAGYETDGWATEPPSWREFSEATADARDESGIDFGFTTQAAAYEGLSCCTFTEEMSTWGGGYFGGTENLFTAGDRPITVESEPVIDAIRMMRTFIRGADDEYALEGYRQICPSAIVQWTEEQSLSPFANGDAVAHRNWPFAVSQTGAEGAFGDDLGVMSMPYAVSEDEAEFEGVGGTAAGLGGWHLTLNPHSDRLERAADVLEAFTSENVMLTIFEQLGYLPPVLELLEQASADQIGPVARYTEQIRMAGENAVPRPVTDLWPEQSALIAQEVNAAYRAVKPPDEAMSDLAERLEASEASVEGQNGD, encoded by the coding sequence ATGGCCTCGAAGCCGACCCCCGATCGATCCGCACGCGGGATATCCCGTCGCACGTTCGTCAAAGTAGCGTCGGCGTCCGCGGGTGCGGCGGGCGTCGCCGTCGCCGGATGCCTGGGACGGGCGCGCGAACCGGGAACGATCGTTATGTCCGGGGACACGGACTTCGAGAGTATCATGCACACCGAGGGGGACGCCCCGTCGGTTCAACAGGCGCTCTGGGACGCGGGCCTCGACGAGGACATCACAGTAGAGGTGCAGGCGGGGGTCGACGACTCCGCCCAGCGGATGCAATCGTACCAGTCTGCGCTGCAGGCCGGTCGATCGCCGCCGGACATCTTCATGATGGACAGCGGGTGGACGATCCCGTTTATCCTCAGAGAACAGACGACGCCGCTCGAGGAGGCACTCGCGCCAGAGGTACTCGCGCGCGTCGAAGACGAGTATCTCGAGGCGGCTCTGGAGACGGCGCGCGATCCGAGGACCGACGTCCTCCACGCGCTCCCCCTGTTCCCGGATTTTGGCCTAATGCTGTACCGACAGGACCTCATGGCTGATGCGGGATACGAGACGGACGGATGGGCGACGGAGCCACCGTCGTGGCGGGAGTTCTCCGAAGCGACTGCCGACGCCCGCGATGAGAGCGGCATCGATTTCGGCTTCACGACGCAGGCGGCGGCCTACGAGGGGCTCTCGTGTTGTACGTTCACGGAGGAGATGTCGACCTGGGGCGGCGGCTACTTCGGCGGCACCGAGAACCTGTTTACCGCCGGCGACCGCCCGATCACCGTCGAGTCGGAACCGGTCATCGATGCGATTCGAATGATGCGGACGTTCATCCGCGGGGCCGACGACGAGTACGCCCTCGAGGGCTATCGGCAGATCTGTCCGTCGGCGATCGTCCAGTGGACCGAAGAGCAGTCCCTGAGTCCGTTCGCGAACGGGGACGCGGTCGCGCATCGAAACTGGCCGTTCGCGGTCTCCCAGACGGGCGCGGAAGGCGCCTTCGGCGACGATCTGGGAGTCATGTCGATGCCGTACGCGGTCAGCGAGGACGAGGCAGAGTTCGAGGGCGTCGGCGGGACCGCCGCCGGGCTGGGCGGGTGGCATCTGACGCTCAATCCACACTCTGACCGGCTCGAACGGGCCGCCGATGTCCTCGAAGCGTTTACGAGCGAGAACGTCATGCTCACCATCTTTGAGCAACTGGGGTATCTCCCGCCCGTACTCGAGTTACTCGAGCAGGCGAGCGCCGACCAGATCGGCCCCGTCGCGCGGTACACAGAACAGATACGGATGGCCGGAGAGAACGCGGTCCCGCGGCCGGTCACCGACCTCTGGCCGGAGCAATCCGCGCTGATCGCCCAGGAGGTAAACGCAGCGTATCGAGCCGTAAAGCCGCCGGACGAGGCCATGTCCGACTTAGCCGAGCGTCTCGAGGCGAGCGAAGCGAGCGTGGAGGGACAGAATGGCGACTGA
- the trmB gene encoding HTH-type sugar sensing transcriptional regulator TrmB: MSQDELRSTVERVGDRFNLGEYEIDAYLTVLEQGQLTASEIADRTDIPQPRVYDTVRSLSDRGLVELRESRPMKVVAIDPEEAFENVQSSLEQMIDELESRYTAPARDTEAVSLVKSRSTILRYLEEVIDAAEYELALSLTPDLLTRFEDELRTAVDAGVSIDLIVTPAAEAPDQAEFDYLEVATTVRARRGITTPVVAVADGNYSIYATQDALRDDQDRYGVIFNRSALGFLVSGFFGTVLWTTAEQTLGENGKGRPYPRRYASIRRCVKDVIDEGGEFYATIEGRDVAVGGSRVVQGLVTDVSFEVSEEVASLTLETEDEQLTIGGRVAALEDIEAHEIRIGRHKPPALED, from the coding sequence ATGTCACAGGACGAGCTTCGCTCGACGGTCGAGCGCGTCGGGGACCGGTTCAACCTCGGCGAGTACGAGATCGATGCCTATCTGACGGTCCTAGAGCAGGGCCAACTGACCGCGAGCGAGATCGCGGATCGAACGGACATTCCCCAGCCGCGCGTGTACGATACGGTTCGAAGCCTGAGCGATCGAGGACTGGTCGAACTCCGAGAATCTCGTCCGATGAAAGTCGTCGCGATAGATCCCGAGGAGGCGTTCGAAAACGTCCAGAGCTCGCTCGAGCAGATGATCGACGAACTCGAGTCGCGGTACACGGCGCCCGCTCGAGACACGGAAGCCGTCTCGCTCGTCAAATCCCGATCGACCATTCTGCGCTATCTCGAGGAAGTGATCGACGCCGCGGAGTACGAACTCGCGCTCTCGCTGACGCCCGATCTGTTGACCCGCTTCGAGGATGAGTTGCGAACGGCCGTCGACGCGGGTGTGAGTATCGATCTGATCGTGACGCCCGCGGCTGAGGCGCCCGACCAGGCGGAGTTCGACTACCTCGAGGTCGCGACGACCGTGCGCGCGCGACGCGGGATCACCACGCCGGTCGTCGCCGTCGCCGACGGAAACTACTCCATCTACGCGACGCAGGACGCGTTGCGTGACGATCAGGACAGATACGGCGTCATCTTCAATCGATCCGCGCTCGGATTTCTGGTGTCCGGGTTCTTCGGTACCGTGCTCTGGACGACGGCCGAACAGACCCTCGGCGAGAACGGGAAGGGGCGGCCGTATCCGCGTCGATACGCTTCGATCCGTCGCTGCGTGAAAGACGTCATCGACGAGGGCGGCGAGTTCTACGCGACCATCGAGGGACGAGACGTCGCCGTGGGCGGGTCGCGCGTCGTGCAGGGACTCGTCACCGACGTCTCCTTCGAGGTCTCCGAGGAGGTCGCGTCGTTGACCCTCGAGACCGAAGACGAGCAGCTCACGATCGGCGGTCGGGTCGCCGCCTTAGAGGACATCGAAGCACACGAGATCAGAATCGGTCGACACAAGCCGCCGGCGCTTGAGGACTGA